Proteins co-encoded in one Ooceraea biroi isolate clonal line C1 chromosome 9, Obir_v5.4, whole genome shotgun sequence genomic window:
- the LOC105282901 gene encoding skin secretory protein xP2, translating to MTTDSVQKRINNAVRRALQKERQKLARKKFAAARRFGPAAAAPGYVPAQVPPPGYGLPPEPAPGYVLPAAPAPGYVLAPTPAPEYVLPPAPAPGYVLAPALAPGYVLPPAPAPRYIPAQAPAPGYVPAQAPAPGYVPAQPYSG from the exons ATGACGACCGACAGCGTTCAAAAa CGTATTAACAATGCGGTGCGCCGTGCGCTCCAGAAAGAGCGACAAAAGCTGGCGCGCAAAAAATTTGCTGCCGCTCGGAGATTTGGGCCGGCGGCAGCAGCACCAGGATACGTGCCGGCTCAAGTACCACCGCCGGGCTACGGGCTGCCTCCAGAACCAGCGCCAGGATACGTGCTGCCTGCAGCACCAGCGCCGGGATACGTGCTGGCTCCAACACCAGCGCCGGAATACGTGCTGCCTCCAGCACCAGCGCCGGGATACGTGCTGGCTCCAGCACTAGCGCCGGGATACGTGCTGCCTCCAGCACCAGCGCCGAGATACATACCGGCTCAGGCACCAGCGCCAGGATACGTGCCGGCTCAGGCACCAGCGCCGGGATACGTGCCGGCTCAGCCATACAGTGGCTAG
- the LOC113562545 gene encoding LOW QUALITY PROTEIN: uncharacterized protein LOC113562545 (The sequence of the model RefSeq protein was modified relative to this genomic sequence to represent the inferred CDS: inserted 1 base in 1 codon), producing the protein MQDFRDLGNKIDEIIDDVSQMIGKLNTDQKRTFDRVIDTVRSDNSILRLYVSGEGGTGKSFLIKTIKCWIKQYLNKDTAVAAPTGIAAFNIEGLTVHRLLQLPVEHGLTTNYKQLPDHVLKVLRTDLKDVVLFVIDEVSMISNLTLMYIHLRLSEICNTNDCEDXFGRKHILLFGDLLQLPPVHEGPIFVRLPNDKINKCVSSLTAVNLWTTVFDYDELTINMRQQGDDSYRQLLSRIRIGLLTKSDCEILENRKISFKGDSFESRLNELCNFINDFPLDIVCLLPTRYMCDVLNAAMLHRIASKEILLIAEDTIDCIPYVRKKVSKVLSNNDDDNSKTAGLSKEIAIKIGAKVMIRRNIDATLGLVNGTIAKVISVVQDTSTDDVEKIKLLLPSGLEYLIERVSVKFQVVDRAFVTRKQFPLCLSYGITIHKSQGLSLQSAIMDIGNSIFNCGQVYVALSRITSLKGLHLINYDPSSVIADEKAIREYNRPRNQYKPETEIITVAKERYRKVKDVP; encoded by the exons ATGCAAGATTTTAGAGATCTTGGCAATAAAATAGATGAGATAATTGATGATGTGTCTCAAATGATAGGAAAATTAAATACGGATCAAAAAAGAACATTCGATAGAGTCATTGATACTGTAAGGTCAGATAATTCGATATTACGATTGTACGTTAGCGGAGAAGGTGGAACTGGAAagagtttcttaattaaaacaattaagtgTTGGATAAAACAATATCTCAATAAAGATACCGCTGTAGCGGCACCTACTGGCATAGCAGCGTTTAATATAGAAGGTTTGACAGTTCATAGATTGCTTCAATTACCTGTTGAACATGGTCTTACTACAAACTATAAACAATTGCCTGATCATGTGTTAAAAGTTTTACGAACAGATCTCAAGGATGTTGTTCTTTTTGTAATTGATGAAGTGTCAATGATATCTAATTTGActttaatgtatatacatcttCGATTGTCTGAAATATGTAATACCAATGATTGTGAAG GGTTCGGTCGAAAGcacattcttttatttggCGATCTGCTTCAATTACCTCCTGTACATGAAGGTCCTATTTTTGTACGATTaccaaatgataaaattaataaatgtgtgAGTTCTTTAACTGCTGTTAATTTGTGGACTACAGTATTTGATTATGATGAGTTGACGATCAATATGCGTCAGCAAGGGGATGACTCTTATCGACAGTTGTTGTCAAGAATTCGTATTGGTTTATTGACAAAGTCTGATTGCGAGattcttgaaaatagaaaaatatcgtttaaagGTGATTCTtttgaatctagattaaacgaattatgtaattttattaatgattttccgttGGACATTGTTTGTTTATTGCCTACTCGTTATATGTGTGATGTTCTTAATGCTGCAATGTTACACCGCATTGCTTCGaaagagatattattaattgctgaAGACACGATTGACTGTATACCATAtgtgagaaagaaagtatcaaaagtattatcgaataatgatgatgataattctAAAACTGCTGGActttcgaaagaaattgcaattaagATTGGAGCAAAAGTTATGATAAGGCGTAATATTGATGCTACTTTAGGTCTTGTGAATGGTACAATAGCTAAGGTAATATCAGTTGTACAAGATACGTCTACCGATgatgtagaaaaaataaagcttcTCTTACCATCAggattagaatatttaattgaaagagtGAGCGTTAAATTTCAAGTGGTGGATAGAGCGTTTGTTactagaaaacaatttccattGTGTCTGAGTTATGGAATCACCATTCATAAAAGTCAAGGATTGAGCTTACAAAGTGCTATTATGGACATAGGCAActctatatttaattgcgGTCAAGTTTATGTTGCATTATCACGAATAACCTCTCTAAAAgggttgcatttaattaactatGATCCTTCGTCAGTAATAGCTGACGAAAAAGCTATTAGAGAATATAATCGACCAAGAAATCAGTACAAACcagaaacagaaataattactgttgcaaaagaacgctatcgcaaagtgaaagatgttcCATAG